In one Diabrotica virgifera virgifera chromosome 7, PGI_DIABVI_V3a genomic region, the following are encoded:
- the LOC126888669 gene encoding uncharacterized protein LOC126888669, with amino-acid sequence MADKLKKYTFQRRMAMNDLGTLLSLSNSALTEVHKQSLFRVRYSELDDVLESFNKNHQNIVTNLLNSEPTDAQLDSEDIIRSQFLNDYYQIKANFADLFEDDDNSQKNEENIAASNAVQPPSNVRLPQLELVKFSGDFTSAITFFDLFDALVYRRPNVDDTEKLTYLIQSLEGPPLRLAKSLPLARENYIRIYDKLKNRYLNKRLRAMAHWCKIEEAPATMFKNSDSYSNLIDTFSENLSALENLGYKISDFVLAYKILTKLDQETHQRFELLHGSSEMPTFIQLSDFLESQCISFDSSLLSPCSPKDSNRKNKSPSKHNANKNGSKVNNRYSFFSKPNATPCSLCSADHHLKDCSLFLNKSPYERYNACKRMRLCFKCLEKHDSRSCSVTARCCHCNSSHHSLLHFKSSESATQGATSVAAVPTTASSDAQVNTGTLSSHAASLGSVTSKNSSVLLATAVVEIMDGCGLYQPVRALIDGGSMTSFVSQSCIRQLGIRHSSATLSVQGIGAIKSTVVGRVDLQIKPVDRVDPIFNCEAFVLPKICEDLPVVSLDVGHWSYIANLKLADPRFHLSGKVDLLLGADIFSQLLLEGKVQTPRGMPDALNTVFGYVLMGPCSSVPMTSATSLFCHVDQMVSLEESVKQFWSLETVPEVECSAPEDILCEKNFVENVCRDGSGRYTVALPFRELSPVFPGMFELAVNRFLSLEKRLLKNPSVYQEYCTFMKDYLDLHHMELVFSPDEELQEFRLLTVTYGVSSAPFLALRTLLQLSEDEGREFPLAAEVLRTSTYVDVIVCGGDTLEIALDLRNELISLLSRGQFELRKWSSNDMRLLEGLPESHIGKKPISFDDNSCSSPLKILGLVWNAQLDCFSFEVTALDKSCTKRSMLSELARVFDPVGFLAPMTLFTKHLIQRLWLSGIDWDESPPDSICKVWNHYKEQLLSLAQLEIPRCIFVSRYICCQNPADLASRGVLPALMLEQSHWFAGPEFLYNTDPIPDASCCFSECAEMLDEERVVTLACVNDDNFLENLLNDISDFSFIRRLIAWILRFAWNSKFPNDKREGSSREMFFPNLFESCPALSMIKEYYGLAVVLDICLFRLIRNFLASYLAKVD; translated from the exons ATGGCtgacaaattgaaaaaatataccTTTCAAAGGAGAATGGCAATGAACGATTTAGGAACGTTATTGTCTTTATCCAATTCTGCTCTTACAGAGGTTCATAAGCAGTCGCTTTTTCGTGTTCGGTACTCAGAATTAGACGATGTTTTGGAGAGTTTTAAtaaaaatcatcaaaacatcGTTACAAATCTTTTGAACTCTGAACCTACGGATGCTCAATTAGATTCTGAGGACATTATTCGTTCCCAATTTTTGAATGATTATTATCAGATCAAGGCTAATTTCGCGGATCTCTTTGAAGATGATGATAATAGTCAAAAGAATGAGGAAAATATCGCCGCTTCGAATGCAGTACAACCTCCTAGTAATGTTCGCTTGCCCCAGTTAGAATTAGTTAAATTTTCCGGTGATTTTACGTCAGCAATTACTTTTTTTGACTTATTCGATGCGCTTGTGTACCGTAGACCTAACGTTGATGATACGGAAAAATTAACGTATTTGATTCAAAGTTTAGAAGGGCCTCCTTTAAGGTTAGCTAAATCCCTGCCTTTAGCTAGAGAAAATTATATTAGGATttatgataaattaaaaaataggtatttaaatAAACGTTTGCGTGCAATGGCACATTGGTGCAAAATTGAAGAAGCTCCCGCAACTATGTTTAAGAATTCTGATAGTTATAGTAATTTAATTGATACCTTTTCGGAAAATTTATCAGCTTTAGAAAATTTGGGTTATAAAATTTCGGATTTTGTGTTAGCTTACAAAATTCTCACCAAGCTTGACCAGGAGACTCACCAACGTTTTGAATTATTACATGGTTCTAGTGAAATGCCTACTTTTATTCAATTATCTGATTTCTTAGAAAGTCAATGCATTTCGTTTGACTCATCCTTGTTGTCGCCTTGTTCTCCCAAGGATtctaatagaaaaaataaatcgCCTTCTAAACATAATGCAAATAAAAATGGTTCTAAAGTCAATAATCGCTATAGTTTTTTTTCGAAGCCTAATGCGACGCCTTGTTCGTTATGTTCTGCCGATCACCATTTAAAAgattgttctttatttttaaataaatctccTTATGAACGGTACAACGCTTGTAAGAGAATGCGtctttgttttaaatgtttagaAAAACACGATTCTCGTAGTTGTAGTGTCACCGCTCGTTGTTGTCATTGTAATTCATCCCACCATAGTCTTTTACATTTTAAAAGTTCTGAAAGTGCCACTCAAGGCGCTACTTCTGTTGCTGCCGTTCCAACTACTGCTTCTTCTGATGCTCAGGTTAATACTGGAACATTGAGCTCACATGCTGCATCATTAGGTAGTGTTACCTCAAAAAACTCGAGCGTTTTGTTAGCTACTGCTGTGGTAGAAATTATGGATGGTTGTGGATTGTATCAACCTGTTCGAGCTTTAATTGATGGGGGCAGCATGACCTCTTTTGTATCTCAGTCTTGTATTCGTCAGTTAGGTATTAGACATTCTTCTGCTACCTTATCGGTACAAGGTATTGGTGCTATAAAAAGTACAGTGGTTGGTCGAGTTGATCTTCAGATAAAACCTGTGGATAGAGTGGATCCTATTTTTAATTGTGAGGCGTTTGTGTTGCCAAAAATTTGTGAGGACCTACCCGTTGTTAGTTTGGATGTTGGGCATTGGTcttatattgctaatttaaagttgGCAGATCCTCGGTTTCATCTATCTGGTAAGGTGGACTTATTGCTTGGAGCTGATATCTTTTCTCAGTTATTATTAGAAGGTAAAGTTCAAACTCCTAGAGGTATGCCTGATGCTCTTAATACCGTTTTTGGCTATGTCCTTATGGGTCCCTGTAGTTCGGTTCCTATGACATCTGCCACCTCGTTGTTTTGTCACGTGGATCAAATGGTTTCGTTGGAGGAGTCTGTAAAGCAGTTTTGGAGTTTAGAAACTGTTCCTGAAGTAGAATGTTCAGCTCCTGAAGATATTCTTTGTGAGAAAAATTTTGTTGAGAATGTTTGTCGAGACGGCTCTGGTCGTTATACCGTTGCTCTACCTTTCAGGGAATTATCTCCTGTTTTTCCAGGAATGTTTGAGTTAGCTGTAAATCGTTTCCTTTCCTTAGAAAAAAGGCTTTTGAAAAATCCTAGTGTTTATCAGGAATATTGTACCTTTATGAAAGATTATTTGGATTTGCATCATATGGAGCTTGT ATTCTCTCCTGATGAAGAGTTACAGGAATTTCGGTTATTAACAGTTACTTATGGTGTATCATCAGCTCCTTTTCTTGCTTTAAGGACTTTGTTGCAGCTGAGTGAAGATGAAGGTAGAGAGTTTCCCCTTGCCGCTGAAGTTTTGCGTACGAGTACTTATGTTGACGTTATAGTTTGTGGTGGTGATACCTTAGAAATTGCGCTAGATCTTCGGAATGAGTTAATATCCTTGTTATCTCGAGGTCAGTTTGAATTGCGTAAGTGGTCGAGCAATGATATGCGATTATTAGAAGGTCTACCGGAGTCGCATATTGGTAAGAAACCTATTTCCTTTGATGATAATAGTTGTTCGTCACCTCTAAAAATCCTTGGACTTGTATGGAATGCACAGTTGgattgtttttcttttgaagtGACAGCTCTGGACAAATCTTGTACTAAGAGAAGTATGTTGTCTGAATTGGCCCGAGTGTTTGATCCTGTAGGGTTTCTAGCTCCCATGACTTTGTTCACGAAGCACCTTATCCAACGTTTATGGTTGTCCGGAATCGACTGGGATGAATCTCCTCCAGACTCAATTTGTAAAGTTTGGAACCATTATAAGGAACAACTGTTATCCCTTGCACAGCTTGAAATACCTAGGTGCATATTCGTGTCCAGGTATATTTGTTGTCAG AATCCCGCTGATTTGGCTTCCAGAGGTGTTTTACCTGCTCTAATGTTGGAGCAATCTCATTGGTTTGCAGGTCCTGAGTTTTTGTATAACACAGATCCCATTCCAGACGCTTCCTGTTGCTTTTCTGAGTGTGCTGAAATGCTTGATGAGGAGCGTGTGGTAACTTTGGCTTGTGTTAATGATGATAATTTTCTTGAGAATCTATTGAATGACATTTCCGATTTCTCGTTTATACGACGACTTATAGCTTGGATCTTGAGGTTTGCTTGGAATTCAAAATTCCCCAATGATAAGAGAGAAG GGAGTTCGAGGGAAATGTTTTTTCCAAACCTTTTCGAAAGTTGTCCTGCTTTATCGATGATCAAGGAGTATTACGGGTTGGCAGTCGTCTTAGATATTTGTCTGTTTCGATTGATAAGAAATTTCCTTGCATCCTACCTCGCGAAAGTCGATTAA